The [Pantoea] beijingensis genomic sequence TTCACTGCACGCAGGTATTTATGCTCCTCGAAATCCAGTACACGATCGACCAGCAAAAAAGGATAACGGTGCGGCAGTAATTCTAAAATCTCTTCAATTTTCAGAGTATGAGTTTCAGTAGTCAAAATACTCTTCCTGTCCTAAAAATCTGATGGCATCAATGACACGGCCTGCAAAGATCATCCGCAGGCCGCAAATTCAGTTTCCGTGCGCTTGGCTTTCCCTGCTTAGCATGTTGTATTTTATGAAAGCCGGTCAGTCACGGGATAAGACCTAAAGCATTAAACAAGCTGCGTGGCGGCATATCAGCACATTCCGGATAAACTCTCCGGGATGCGAGCGTCCCCCCCGGCATCCTGCTCAACTGGTGAAAGGTCCCTTAAGTAATGGGGTTACACCAGTACAGAACGATCAACAAACCCAATACGCTGACCTCAGTAAGCATATCGAATAAGCAGACTAACTAACGCTAATACAGCGTAAAATATGACGGTTACAGGCTTATTTAGCCCTTATCAACCTTACGTTCGATGGCTTTTAAGCGTTTGCTTATTTCATCGATATTCATGACTAACGCAGCAGTTTTGCGCCAGTTTTTATTAGGTTGCAACGGAATGCCCGAAGAGTATACCCCAGGTTCAGTGATTGGTCGCATTACCATTCCCATTCCTGTGACCGTCACTTTGTCACAAATTTCCATGTGACCATTAATTACGCTCGCCCCGCCGATCATGCAATAGCGTCCAATTTTCAGACTGCCCGCCATAATAACACCACCGGCCACCGCCGTATTGTCGCCAATCACGACGTTATGTGCAATCTGGCACTGGTTATCAATAATAACACCATTACCAATCTGCGTGTTATCCAACGCGCCACGGTCAATTGTCGTACAGGCACCGATCTCTACACGATCGCCAATCACGACAGTACCGAGCTGTGGAATTTTAATCCAGTTGCCGCGATCATTAGCATAACCAAAACCATCTGCGCCAATTACCGTACCGGACTGGACCAGGCAATGTTCACCGATTTGCACGTCATGATAGACAGAAACGTTGGCCCATAAACGTGAGCCTGCGCCTATTCGGGCATTTTTACCGACAAAACACCCTGCGCCGATCGCTACGTTATCACCAAGAATAACGCCGGATTCGATCACCGCATTCGCACCAATAGCGACATTTTGGCCGAGTTGGGCTGTCGCATCCACTACTGCGCTCGCAGCAATATCCTGAGCGGGCCGGGGAGTCGAATCTAACAGTTGAGCCATCCGCGCATAGGTAAGATAAGGATCTTTAACCACTAACGCCGTCGCTTTACACCATGGCAGATCGGCTTCAAGCAAGACTACGGCTGAAGCCTGACAGGTTGCCAGCTGCTCACGATAGCGACTGTTAGCTAAAAAGGTGATCTGACCATTCTGGGCGGATTGCATAGAAGCAATGCCGGAGATGACGATATCGCCATCTCCGTGCAATTCTGCATCCAACTGCTGGGCTAAAT encodes the following:
- the lpxD gene encoding UDP-3-O-(3-hydroxymyristoyl)glucosamine N-acyltransferase is translated as MSSIRLADLAQQLDAELHGDGDIVISGIASMQSAQNGQITFLANSRYREQLATCQASAVVLLEADLPWCKATALVVKDPYLTYARMAQLLDSTPRPAQDIAASAVVDATAQLGQNVAIGANAVIESGVILGDNVAIGAGCFVGKNARIGAGSRLWANVSVYHDVQIGEHCLVQSGTVIGADGFGYANDRGNWIKIPQLGTVVIGDRVEIGACTTIDRGALDNTQIGNGVIIDNQCQIAHNVVIGDNTAVAGGVIMAGSLKIGRYCMIGGASVINGHMEICDKVTVTGMGMVMRPITEPGVYSSGIPLQPNKNWRKTAALVMNIDEISKRLKAIERKVDKG